In a single window of the Leisingera daeponensis DSM 23529 genome:
- a CDS encoding glycosyltransferase family 2 protein — protein MQLSVVVPCYNEEESVPLLVERLVQAIEPWAQDAEIILADDGSSDGTWAAIEAAHARHPVVRGIRLSANRGHQVALTAGLEAARGARIFMLDADLQDPPEILPDMMMMMDRGYDVVYGRRAERQGETLFKKATAFLFYRFLNTLSDVDIPKDTGDFRLVSRRALDAVLAMPERARFIRGMFAWAGFKQIGLEYVRDARVAGETKYPFRAMLRFATDALTGFSTKPLKMATRLAFLSLYVTFLMAVYVFLSLVLYNTAPGWASMLLAISFFSGIQLLTLGIMGEYIGRLYMESKQRPMYFLSEETGGGASAEPLQIEPAPLRKEAS, from the coding sequence GTGCAGCTTTCCGTTGTTGTGCCCTGCTACAACGAAGAAGAGTCGGTTCCCCTTCTGGTGGAGCGGCTGGTGCAGGCCATTGAACCATGGGCGCAGGACGCCGAGATTATCCTGGCGGATGACGGCTCCAGCGACGGCACCTGGGCAGCGATTGAGGCGGCCCATGCCAGGCATCCGGTGGTGCGGGGCATACGGCTGTCGGCCAACCGCGGGCATCAGGTGGCGCTGACCGCGGGGCTGGAGGCTGCGCGCGGCGCGCGGATCTTTATGCTGGACGCAGACCTGCAGGACCCGCCGGAGATCCTGCCCGATATGATGATGATGATGGACCGCGGATATGACGTGGTTTACGGGCGCCGGGCCGAACGGCAGGGGGAAACGCTGTTCAAGAAGGCCACCGCCTTTTTGTTCTATCGTTTCCTGAACACGCTGTCGGATGTGGACATTCCCAAGGACACCGGCGATTTCCGCCTGGTCAGCCGCCGGGCGCTGGATGCGGTTCTGGCGATGCCGGAGCGAGCGCGGTTTATCCGCGGCATGTTCGCCTGGGCGGGGTTCAAACAGATCGGGCTGGAGTATGTGCGCGATGCGCGGGTCGCGGGCGAGACGAAGTACCCCTTCCGGGCGATGCTGCGCTTTGCCACCGACGCGCTGACCGGCTTTTCGACCAAACCGCTGAAGATGGCGACACGGCTGGCGTTCCTGAGCCTTTACGTGACCTTCCTGATGGCGGTTTACGTATTCCTGTCGCTGGTCCTCTACAACACCGCGCCCGGCTGGGCGTCAATGCTGCTGGCGATCTCCTTCTTCTCCGGAATTCAGCTGCTGACGCTGGGGATCATGGGGGAATACATCGGGCGGCTGTACATGGAGAGCAAGCAGCGCCCGATGTATTTCCTGTCGGAGGAAACCGGCGGCGGCGCCTCCGCTGAGCCGTTGCAGATCGAGCCCGCGCCGCTGCGCAAGGAAGCGTCGTGA
- the nadC gene encoding carboxylating nicotinate-nucleotide diphosphorylase: MSTHFATLPDLILEPMVRAALMEDLGQNGDITTRAVIPASATYAARLNAREDGVVSGMQIARIAFHLVDAGLKVDTLLSDGSPCKKGDTLMTIEGSAASILSGERVALNFAGRLTGIATLTAAFAAQTKGTATRITCTRKTTPGLRIAEKQAVLHGGGFNHRFGLSDAILIKDNHIAAAGGIKAVLDAAKASVSHMMKVEIEVDTLDQLAEVIATGGADVVLLDNMDTPTLAKAVEMARGQVVTEASGNMRQERIAEVAATGVDYISSGALTHSARTLDLGLDF, from the coding sequence ATGAGCACCCACTTCGCCACCCTGCCCGACCTGATCCTGGAACCGATGGTGCGCGCCGCCCTGATGGAGGACCTGGGCCAGAACGGTGACATCACCACCCGCGCGGTGATCCCGGCCTCTGCCACCTACGCCGCCCGGCTGAACGCCCGCGAGGACGGCGTGGTGTCGGGAATGCAAATCGCCCGCATCGCCTTTCACCTGGTCGATGCCGGGCTGAAGGTGGACACCCTCCTGTCCGACGGCAGCCCTTGCAAGAAGGGCGACACCTTGATGACCATCGAAGGCTCCGCCGCCTCGATCCTGTCGGGGGAGCGTGTTGCGCTGAACTTTGCCGGCCGGCTGACAGGCATCGCCACCCTGACCGCGGCCTTTGCCGCGCAAACCAAGGGCACCGCCACCCGCATCACCTGCACCCGCAAGACAACACCGGGCCTGCGCATCGCCGAGAAACAGGCGGTGCTGCACGGCGGCGGCTTTAACCACCGCTTCGGCCTGTCGGATGCGATCCTGATCAAGGACAACCACATTGCCGCTGCGGGCGGGATCAAGGCCGTGCTCGACGCCGCCAAGGCCAGCGTCAGCCATATGATGAAGGTCGAGATTGAGGTCGACACCCTGGATCAGCTGGCCGAGGTCATCGCCACCGGCGGCGCCGATGTGGTTCTGCTCGACAACATGGATACGCCCACGCTGGCCAAAGCAGTCGAGATGGCCAGGGGCCAGGTGGTGACTGAGGCCTCCGGCAACATGCGGCAGGAGCGCATTGCCGAAGTGGCAGCGACCGGCGTCGACTACATCTCTTCCGGTGCGCTCACCCATTCGGCCCGAACCCTCGATCTGGGCCTCGACTTCTGA
- a CDS encoding CocE/NonD family hydrolase, which yields MPGAYRIIENTWIPLPDGRRLSARIWMPEGAGPFPAILEYLPYRKRDGTAPRDETTHPVFAAEGYASIRVDIAGTGDSEGVFDDEYSEQELSDGEAVLAWIAAQDWCGGNIGMIGISWGGFNGLQLAFRRPEALKAVVSVASTVDRYADDIHYMGGCLLSDNANWGSQMFAYQSRPADPEHRADWREDWIKRIEGMPFMAAEWLRHQTRGGFWKHGSVCEDWTAIQAPVLAITGWADAYVNAPPALAANLTVPAKAMIGPWEHRYAHIAKLDPADFHGEVLRWFGKWLKGEETGAEDLPDYRVFMQEHFNPTMQNKPRRGRWVAEAEWPSPNVRDRVMHLGQGVLADQPGSGVTVVSNPATVGQASGYFCPGMRFDNELAGDQAEDDKLSSCFDTAPLTEPLELLGRPRLKVTFSADKPVAQLVARLCDVSPEGVSQRITFRPLNLTCRNGYETPERLVPGQRYEAEIELNECAHRLKPGHVLRLALSASYWPVVWPAPEAAEVTLHLEACALILPERKAEQEIEPQNPGAPREYPVLQAEQLRAPGGTSRTWTREDGALVLDTFDDYGKAVDPYHGMCAGSHVTMHYEVHPQDPATAAFASDWTFEFERGGWQVAIETGNKMTCDRENFYLWRKVTAYEGADRDVVLTREWQETIPRGVL from the coding sequence ATGCCCGGCGCTTACCGCATCATTGAGAACACTTGGATCCCTCTGCCGGACGGTCGCAGGCTGTCGGCGCGGATCTGGATGCCAGAGGGCGCGGGGCCGTTTCCGGCGATCCTGGAGTATCTCCCCTACCGCAAGCGCGACGGCACCGCGCCCCGGGATGAAACCACGCACCCGGTTTTCGCCGCCGAAGGCTATGCCAGTATCCGGGTGGACATTGCAGGCACCGGCGACAGCGAGGGCGTGTTTGACGATGAATATTCCGAACAGGAGCTGAGCGACGGCGAGGCGGTTCTGGCCTGGATCGCGGCGCAGGATTGGTGCGGCGGCAATATTGGCATGATCGGCATCAGCTGGGGCGGATTCAACGGTCTGCAGCTGGCCTTCCGCCGTCCGGAGGCGCTGAAGGCGGTGGTGTCGGTGGCCTCGACCGTGGACCGCTACGCCGACGACATCCATTACATGGGCGGCTGCCTGCTGAGCGACAACGCAAACTGGGGCAGCCAGATGTTCGCCTATCAGTCGCGGCCTGCGGATCCCGAGCACCGGGCGGATTGGCGCGAGGACTGGATCAAGCGGATTGAGGGGATGCCTTTCATGGCTGCGGAGTGGCTGCGGCACCAGACGCGGGGGGGCTTCTGGAAGCACGGGTCGGTTTGCGAGGACTGGACGGCGATCCAGGCGCCGGTCCTGGCGATCACCGGCTGGGCCGATGCCTATGTGAATGCGCCGCCGGCGCTGGCGGCCAATCTGACCGTGCCCGCCAAGGCCATGATCGGCCCGTGGGAGCACCGCTATGCCCATATCGCCAAGCTGGATCCGGCGGATTTTCACGGCGAGGTGCTGCGCTGGTTCGGCAAGTGGCTGAAGGGCGAGGAGACCGGCGCCGAAGACTTGCCGGATTATCGCGTCTTCATGCAGGAGCACTTCAACCCAACCATGCAGAACAAGCCGCGCCGGGGCCGCTGGGTGGCGGAGGCTGAATGGCCCTCGCCGAATGTGCGGGACCGGGTGATGCATCTGGGGCAGGGCGTGCTGGCGGATCAGCCGGGCAGCGGTGTCACCGTAGTCAGCAACCCCGCGACTGTGGGGCAGGCCTCCGGCTATTTCTGCCCGGGTATGCGGTTTGACAATGAGCTGGCGGGCGATCAGGCGGAAGATGATAAGCTGTCCTCCTGTTTCGACACCGCACCCCTGACCGAGCCGCTGGAACTGCTGGGCAGGCCGCGGCTTAAGGTGACGTTCAGCGCCGACAAACCGGTGGCGCAGCTGGTGGCGCGGTTGTGCGATGTCTCGCCCGAAGGCGTGTCGCAGCGGATCACCTTCCGGCCGCTGAACCTGACATGCCGCAACGGGTACGAAACGCCGGAAAGGCTGGTGCCCGGGCAGCGCTATGAGGCGGAGATTGAGCTGAATGAATGTGCGCACCGCCTGAAACCGGGGCATGTGCTGCGGCTGGCGCTGTCGGCCTCCTATTGGCCGGTTGTGTGGCCCGCGCCGGAGGCCGCGGAGGTGACGCTGCATCTGGAGGCGTGCGCCCTGATCCTGCCGGAACGCAAGGCGGAACAGGAGATCGAACCGCAAAACCCCGGCGCGCCGCGGGAGTATCCGGTGCTGCAGGCCGAGCAGCTGCGCGCGCCTGGCGGCACTTCCAGAACCTGGACACGGGAGGACGGCGCGCTGGTGCTGGATACCTTTGACGATTACGGCAAGGCGGTGGACCCTTATCACGGCATGTGCGCGGGCAGCCATGTGACCATGCACTATGAAGTGCATCCCCAGGATCCGGCCACGGCGGCTTTTGCCAGTGACTGGACTTTCGAATTTGAGCGCGGCGGCTGGCAGGTCGCGATCGAGACCGGGAACAAAATGACCTGCGACCGGGAGAACTTCTATCTTTGGCGCAAGGTGACCGCTTACGAGGGCGCAGATCGGGATGTGGTGCTGACCAGGGAGTGGCAGGAAACGATTCCCCGCGGCGTGCTGTAA
- a CDS encoding L-aspartate oxidase, translating to MVETGRIVIAGAGLGALYAALELAPRPVLVISPETLGEGASSAWAQGGVAAAMANHDTPEAHAADTLQAGAGTVDPEVAAMVTRVAREHIVDLTELGTPFDRDADGNYVMSREAAHSAARVVRVKGDQAGDQIMRTLIAAVRAAPSVQVLENTQAVRLEAEGSTVTGIWITRADAPSAPVLIKAPGVLLAGGGSGGLYAHTTNPPRIRGQVIGFAARAGARIADPEFVQFHPTAFDIGEDPAPLATEALRGEGAVLINATGERFMLAAHPDAELAPRDIVARAIFAETQAGRRPMLDTRAALGPEVLTRFPTVAETCARAGIDPVQEPIPVAVAAHYHMGGVEADMKGRTSLKHLWVCGEASSTGLHGANRLASNGLLEALVYARNAAQDMASLDSPPDAEDVRPSFPEGGQEMDQAALESLRQTMTAHAGVRRTGAGLKQALASIARLEAEQAADENFINMCATATLIAAAALRREESRGGHFRDDFPKADPAQAHRTRITLDEALAIRAEAVKELT from the coding sequence GTGGTCGAAACCGGCCGCATTGTCATTGCCGGCGCAGGCTTGGGCGCGCTGTACGCTGCGCTTGAGCTGGCCCCCAGGCCGGTCCTGGTGATCTCTCCCGAAACCCTGGGGGAAGGCGCAAGCTCAGCCTGGGCGCAGGGCGGTGTGGCCGCTGCCATGGCCAATCACGACACGCCGGAAGCCCACGCCGCGGATACTCTGCAGGCCGGTGCCGGCACCGTCGACCCGGAGGTCGCCGCGATGGTCACCCGGGTGGCCCGCGAGCATATCGTCGACCTGACCGAGCTTGGCACCCCCTTCGACCGCGACGCCGACGGCAATTATGTGATGAGCCGCGAAGCCGCCCATTCCGCCGCTCGCGTGGTGCGGGTCAAGGGCGATCAGGCTGGCGATCAGATCATGCGGACGCTGATTGCCGCGGTCCGCGCAGCCCCCTCTGTGCAGGTTCTGGAAAACACCCAGGCCGTGCGGCTGGAGGCCGAGGGCAGCACCGTCACCGGCATCTGGATCACCCGCGCCGACGCGCCCTCAGCCCCGGTGCTGATCAAGGCACCCGGCGTGCTGCTGGCGGGCGGCGGCTCCGGCGGGCTTTATGCCCACACCACCAACCCGCCCCGCATCCGCGGCCAGGTGATCGGCTTTGCCGCGCGCGCGGGCGCCCGCATCGCGGATCCGGAATTCGTGCAATTCCATCCCACCGCCTTTGACATCGGCGAGGACCCCGCGCCGCTGGCGACCGAGGCCCTGCGCGGCGAAGGCGCGGTGCTGATTAATGCAACTGGCGAGCGCTTCATGCTGGCCGCGCACCCGGATGCAGAGCTTGCACCCCGCGACATCGTTGCGCGCGCCATCTTTGCCGAAACCCAGGCTGGCCGCCGCCCGATGCTCGACACCCGCGCAGCGCTCGGGCCCGAGGTGCTGACCCGCTTCCCAACGGTCGCCGAAACCTGCGCCCGTGCGGGCATCGACCCGGTGCAGGAGCCGATCCCCGTTGCCGTCGCCGCCCACTACCACATGGGCGGGGTCGAGGCCGACATGAAAGGCCGCACCAGCCTGAAACATCTCTGGGTCTGCGGCGAGGCTTCCTCCACCGGCCTGCATGGTGCCAACCGGCTCGCCTCCAACGGTTTGCTGGAGGCGCTGGTCTATGCCCGCAACGCGGCCCAGGACATGGCCTCTTTGGACAGCCCGCCAGACGCAGAAGACGTCCGCCCCAGTTTTCCGGAAGGCGGACAGGAAATGGATCAGGCTGCGCTGGAAAGCCTGCGGCAGACCATGACCGCCCACGCCGGGGTGCGCCGTACCGGCGCCGGCCTGAAACAAGCGCTGGCCTCCATCGCCCGGCTTGAGGCCGAACAGGCGGCAGACGAAAACTTCATCAACATGTGCGCCACCGCCACGCTGATCGCTGCCGCCGCGCTAAGGCGCGAAGAGAGCCGCGGCGGCCATTTCCGCGACGATTTCCCCAAGGCCGACCCCGCGCAGGCCCACCGCACCCGCATCACCCTGGACGAGGCCCTGGCCATCCGCGCCGAGGCCGTGAAGGAACTGACATGA
- a CDS encoding class I SAM-dependent methyltransferase yields the protein MSHIYSNEFYDYIDQGARSSAQAMISVVQPHLQAGSVLDLGSGRGVWLSEWIKAGVTDVAGVDGDYVDRDRLAIPRQQFHAADLTKPFDLGRKFDLAQSLEVGEHLPEAASEKLVGSLTRHADRVLFSAAVPGQGGEFHINEKPLSFWQEMFAARGFTAFDFARPRLKHMQGVEPWYRYNTVLYANAAGREGLPQEVLATEIPAGQKVPLAGSLGWRMRRGIVSLMPQPMVTRIAQGRAAVLARRARRLQEAAG from the coding sequence ATGTCCCATATCTATTCCAACGAGTTTTATGACTACATCGACCAGGGCGCGCGCTCCTCGGCGCAGGCGATGATTTCGGTGGTTCAGCCTCATCTGCAGGCGGGCAGCGTATTGGACCTGGGCAGTGGCCGCGGCGTGTGGCTGAGCGAGTGGATCAAGGCCGGTGTGACAGATGTGGCTGGCGTTGACGGCGATTATGTCGACCGCGACCGGCTGGCGATCCCGCGCCAGCAGTTTCACGCCGCTGACCTGACCAAACCCTTTGACCTGGGCCGCAAGTTCGACCTGGCGCAGAGCCTTGAGGTGGGGGAGCACCTGCCGGAGGCAGCCTCGGAGAAGCTGGTCGGCAGCCTGACCCGCCACGCCGACCGGGTGCTGTTCTCGGCCGCGGTGCCGGGGCAGGGGGGCGAGTTCCATATCAACGAAAAACCGCTGTCCTTCTGGCAGGAAATGTTCGCCGCGCGCGGGTTCACCGCCTTTGACTTTGCCCGCCCCCGGCTGAAGCACATGCAGGGCGTCGAGCCTTGGTACCGCTATAACACCGTGCTTTATGCCAACGCCGCGGGCCGGGAAGGGCTGCCGCAAGAGGTGCTGGCAACCGAAATCCCGGCGGGGCAGAAGGTGCCGCTGGCGGGCAGCCTGGGCTGGCGGATGCGGCGCGGCATTGTCTCGCTCATGCCGCAGCCGATGGTGACCAGAATCGCTCAGGGCCGCGCCGCTGTGCTGGCCCGCCGCGCCCGCCGCCTGCAGGAGGCCGCGGGATGA
- a CDS encoding ABC transporter permease, giving the protein MTDLWAGLCQAFWLLVTLDADLVEITLRSLRVTLTALAIACAIALPLAAFLAVRRFRLRRATIAVLNALMGLPPVVVGLVVYVFLSRAGPFGVFGLLFTPTAMIIAQVIIVVPLVASVAHQSLRELWSDYHDLLISMNATQFQRIQALLWDGRRALLTAALAGFGRAIGEVGAIMVVGGNIDHATRVLTTAIALETGKGEFAMALGLGFVLIALAIAVNLAIHWLGRTESEGRW; this is encoded by the coding sequence ATGACTGATCTGTGGGCAGGACTGTGCCAGGCCTTTTGGCTGCTGGTGACGCTGGACGCGGATCTGGTGGAAATCACCCTGCGCTCCCTGCGGGTGACGCTGACCGCGCTTGCCATCGCCTGTGCCATCGCGCTGCCGCTGGCGGCCTTTCTGGCGGTGCGCCGGTTCCGGCTGCGGCGGGCCACGATTGCGGTGCTGAACGCGCTGATGGGGCTGCCGCCGGTGGTGGTGGGGCTTGTTGTCTATGTGTTCTTGTCCCGCGCCGGGCCGTTCGGTGTCTTTGGCCTGCTGTTCACGCCCACGGCGATGATCATCGCGCAGGTGATCATCGTGGTGCCGCTGGTGGCCTCGGTCGCGCATCAGTCCTTGCGGGAGCTTTGGAGTGATTACCACGATCTTCTGATCTCGATGAACGCAACCCAGTTCCAGCGCATCCAGGCGCTGCTGTGGGACGGCCGCCGCGCCTTGCTGACTGCGGCGCTGGCGGGGTTTGGCCGTGCCATCGGCGAGGTCGGGGCAATCATGGTGGTGGGCGGCAACATTGACCATGCCACCCGGGTGCTGACCACGGCGATTGCCCTGGAGACAGGCAAGGGGGAGTTCGCCATGGCGCTGGGGCTTGGGTTTGTGCTGATCGCGCTGGCGATTGCGGTCAACTTGGCGATCCACTGGCTGGGCCGCACCGAGAGCGAGGGGCGCTGGTGA
- a CDS encoding GtrA family protein, with the protein MADTGQILRFSIVGATVAGLYVLAYTALLAAGTEQGAANALAFSGAVAVQYVLQTWWTFRRPLGLPDQMARFACTIAAGFAVSALITGFIGPALGWADWLSAAAVTVILPVQNFIIFRLWVYAAAG; encoded by the coding sequence ATGGCGGACACCGGGCAGATCCTGCGCTTCTCCATCGTCGGCGCGACGGTCGCGGGGCTGTATGTGCTGGCCTATACCGCGCTGCTGGCCGCGGGGACGGAGCAGGGTGCAGCCAATGCGCTGGCCTTTTCTGGTGCGGTTGCGGTGCAATATGTGCTGCAAACCTGGTGGACCTTCCGCCGCCCTTTGGGCCTGCCGGATCAGATGGCGCGGTTTGCCTGCACCATTGCTGCCGGTTTTGCCGTTTCGGCGCTGATCACGGGTTTCATCGGCCCGGCGCTTGGCTGGGCGGACTGGCTGTCCGCCGCAGCCGTCACGGTGATCTTGCCGGTTCAGAATTTCATCATCTTCCGCCTCTGGGTGTATGCCGCGGCTGGCTGA
- the nadA gene encoding quinolinate synthase NadA — translation MFDLQSMRDQLAAHYDLAPNPALAEQMADIYARMNRVVNPIEWAAHAPYVAAILELKKQRNAVILAHNYMTPEIYHGISDFVGDSLQLAIEATRVEADVIVQCGVHFMAETSKILSPEKTVLIPDMEAGCSLAESITAEGVAEMRRRYPGAPVVTYVNTTAEVKAASDICCTSSNAAQIVAAMEEDTIIMTPDQYLAQNIAQQVPQKNIVWWEGSCIVHEQYTAKDLRDFREWNPGTRLIAHPECPPDVVAEADFSGSTSGIVKYVTDEKPEKALLITECSMASNIADQLPEVEFVGPCNMCPYMKKITLEKVLWSLHTMTEPVEVDPEVAAKARVAVQRMIDLSQKLGI, via the coding sequence ATGTTCGACCTGCAATCCATGCGGGATCAGCTCGCCGCCCACTATGATCTGGCCCCCAACCCGGCCTTGGCCGAACAGATGGCAGACATCTACGCGCGTATGAACCGCGTGGTGAACCCTATCGAATGGGCCGCCCATGCGCCTTACGTTGCGGCGATTCTGGAGCTGAAGAAGCAGCGCAACGCGGTGATTCTGGCGCATAACTACATGACGCCGGAGATCTATCACGGCATCTCGGACTTTGTCGGCGACAGCCTGCAACTGGCGATTGAGGCCACCCGGGTCGAGGCCGACGTGATCGTGCAGTGCGGCGTGCATTTCATGGCCGAAACCTCCAAGATCCTGAGCCCGGAGAAAACCGTGCTGATCCCCGACATGGAGGCTGGCTGCTCCCTGGCCGAGAGCATCACCGCCGAAGGTGTCGCGGAAATGCGCCGCCGCTACCCGGGCGCGCCGGTCGTCACCTATGTGAACACCACGGCTGAGGTCAAAGCCGCGTCGGACATTTGCTGCACCTCCTCCAACGCCGCGCAGATCGTTGCGGCGATGGAAGAAGACACCATCATCATGACGCCGGACCAGTACCTGGCCCAGAACATTGCCCAGCAGGTTCCGCAAAAGAACATCGTTTGGTGGGAGGGCTCCTGCATCGTGCATGAGCAGTACACCGCCAAGGACCTGCGCGATTTCCGCGAGTGGAACCCGGGCACCCGGCTGATCGCGCATCCCGAATGCCCGCCCGATGTTGTGGCCGAGGCCGATTTCTCCGGCTCCACCAGCGGTATCGTCAAATACGTGACCGACGAAAAGCCGGAAAAAGCTCTGCTGATCACCGAATGCTCGATGGCCTCGAACATCGCCGATCAGCTGCCTGAGGTGGAGTTTGTTGGCCCCTGCAACATGTGCCCCTACATGAAGAAGATCACGCTGGAGAAAGTCCTGTGGTCGCTGCACACCATGACCGAGCCGGTCGAGGTTGATCCCGAAGTGGCCGCAAAGGCGCGTGTCGCGGTGCAGCGGATGATCGACCTTTCGCAGAAACTGGGCATCTGA
- a CDS encoding substrate-binding domain-containing protein codes for MKRLIAGAIASMVFATAALAEEMKMAVTTSFHNSGLAEILLPEIKKDLGLDVQLLVVGTGQAIRLGEAGDVDAILVHSKKAEEKFLAGGNGTHRREIMYNDFVLIGPKGDAAGVAGAEDAAAALQKIAGAEANFVSRGDDSGTHKKELALWNAAGLDPEGFGDWYRAVGAGMGAALNTAAGMDAYIMSDRASWLNFGNKAGLALLFAGDPVLFNQYAYIPVNPEKHGHVKNGLAMQLEGWLVSDKAKELINGYRINGETLFVFNAEQ; via the coding sequence ATGAAACGTCTGATAGCCGGTGCCATTGCATCTATGGTTTTCGCCACCGCCGCGCTGGCGGAAGAGATGAAGATGGCGGTAACCACCTCCTTCCACAATTCCGGTCTCGCAGAGATCCTGCTGCCGGAGATCAAGAAGGATCTGGGCCTGGATGTGCAGCTGCTGGTGGTCGGCACCGGCCAGGCGATCCGGCTGGGCGAGGCGGGCGACGTCGACGCGATCCTGGTGCATTCCAAAAAGGCCGAGGAAAAGTTTCTGGCGGGCGGCAACGGCACCCACCGGCGCGAGATCATGTACAACGACTTTGTCCTCATCGGTCCCAAAGGCGATGCGGCCGGGGTGGCCGGGGCAGAAGACGCAGCCGCGGCGCTGCAAAAGATTGCCGGTGCGGAGGCGAATTTCGTCAGCCGCGGCGATGACAGCGGCACCCACAAGAAAGAACTGGCGCTGTGGAACGCTGCCGGGCTGGACCCCGAAGGGTTTGGGGATTGGTACCGCGCTGTGGGTGCAGGCATGGGGGCTGCGCTGAACACGGCGGCGGGCATGGATGCCTATATCATGTCGGACCGTGCCAGCTGGCTGAACTTTGGCAACAAGGCAGGGCTGGCGCTGCTGTTTGCCGGGGATCCCGTGCTGTTCAACCAGTATGCCTATATCCCGGTGAACCCGGAAAAGCACGGCCACGTGAAGAACGGCCTGGCGATGCAGCTGGAGGGCTGGCTGGTCTCTGACAAGGCGAAAGAGCTGATCAACGGCTACCGGATCAACGGCGAGACGCTGTTTGTCTTCAACGCAGAACAGTAA
- a CDS encoding ATP-binding cassette domain-containing protein — MQMFPLVAQGAQVRRRGKVLVGPVDLTLGGRGTSIVIGPNGAGKTTLLKMLHGIVRMNGGSLNWACPLEEAQKRQAFVFQTPVMMRRTVSDNIAYPLRLTGMSRREARARAADWAGRVGLGEILQRQATMLSGGERQKLALARALVREPEVLFLDEPCAALDGRATREIEEILADASDSGTRLIMSTHNMGQARRLADEVIFVLGGRIHEFSPAEVFFAGPQTPQGRAFLNGDIVE, encoded by the coding sequence ATGCAGATGTTTCCGCTGGTGGCCCAAGGCGCCCAGGTGCGCCGGCGCGGCAAGGTGCTGGTCGGCCCGGTTGACCTGACGCTTGGCGGGCGGGGAACATCCATTGTCATTGGCCCCAACGGGGCGGGCAAGACCACGCTGTTGAAGATGCTGCATGGCATTGTGCGGATGAACGGCGGCAGCCTGAACTGGGCCTGCCCGCTGGAAGAGGCGCAGAAGCGGCAGGCATTCGTGTTCCAGACCCCGGTTATGATGCGCCGCACGGTGAGCGACAACATCGCCTATCCCTTGCGGCTGACCGGCATGAGCCGCCGTGAGGCGCGCGCGCGGGCGGCGGACTGGGCGGGCCGTGTCGGCCTTGGAGAGATCCTGCAGCGCCAGGCCACCATGCTGTCAGGCGGCGAGCGCCAGAAGCTGGCTCTGGCCCGTGCCCTGGTGCGCGAGCCGGAAGTTCTGTTCCTGGATGAACCTTGCGCTGCCCTTGATGGCCGCGCCACCCGTGAGATCGAAGAGATCCTGGCCGATGCCTCTGACAGCGGCACGCGGCTGATCATGTCCACTCACAACATGGGGCAGGCGCGGCGGCTGGCGGATGAGGTTATCTTTGTCCTGGGCGGCCGCATTCACGAATTCAGCCCGGCGGAGGTGTTCTTTGCCGGGCCGCAAACGCCGCAGGGGCGTGCTTTTCTGAACGGAGATATTGTCGAATGA